From the genome of Pseudomonas helvetica:
GCGTTGATTTTCCGTTGAACTGCCGGGTCAGTAAGGTAGCTCCATAGATTGATGGAGGTACTTATGCCCAAGGTTCAGATCATGTCCGTTATCGGCAGCGCCGTTCCCGCACCGCTCAGAGAGCTGGGATTGCTCGCCTGTTGGTATCTGGTTCAGGACGGCGTCGCGATCAGCGGCCCGCTCACTTCACTGCCCGCCGCCCAGGCCCTGTCACAACGTATCGGCACCTACGCGCTGGGCGCTTAAGGCAACTGCACGCGTGGCCTGGTTTCGATGTACAAGTCCCAACTCGACATGAACAGCGCGGCAATCAACGGCCCAATGACAAAACCATTGAGACCGAAGATCGCCAGACCGCCCAAGGTCGAAACCAGGACCAGGTAATCCGGCATCCTGGTGTCCTTGCCCACCAGGGTCGGACGCAGAATGTTGTCTACCAGACCGATCACGAACACCCCGAACAGCCCCAGCACCACGCCCTGCCAGATCGCGCCGCTGAGCAGGAACCAGGCTGTCACCGGCGCCCAGACAATCCCCGCCCCCACTGCGGGTAGCAGCGACAGAAACGCCATCACCACCGCCCAGAGCAATGCACTGGGAATATCCAGAAACCAGAAAATCAACCCACCCAGCGCGCCTTGCGTAATCGCCATCAGCAGGTTGCCTTTGACCGTGGCTCGCACCACGCGGTTGAACTTGAGCTGCAAGCGGCGCTTTTGGTGTTCCGCCAATGGCACGGCCGCACGAACCTTGCGCGACAGTTCGGCACCGTCACGCAGAAAGAAGAACAACAGGTAGAGCATGATGAAAAAGCTCACCAAGAACTCGAACGTGCCCTGGCCGAAGCTGAACGCCTGACTGGCGAAAAACTCGCTGCCCTGCATCGCGCTCTTGACGATCTTCTCGCGCAAAGTGCTCAGATCACCCATGCCAAAGCGGTCCAGCAGGTGCTGAAAATACGGCGGCAGGCTGTGTTTGAACTGCGCCAGATAGCCGGCG
Proteins encoded in this window:
- a CDS encoding AI-2E family transporter; translated protein: MNQTVVRDRSLLVLLVLVTAAFIWILLPFYGAVFWAVILGIVFAPLQRRLQVKFGWHRNLTALSTLGICLVIAILPVIITSVLLVQEGATLYKNIESGQLDIAGYLAQFKHSLPPYFQHLLDRFGMGDLSTLREKIVKSAMQGSEFFASQAFSFGQGTFEFLVSFFIMLYLLFFFLRDGAELSRKVRAAVPLAEHQKRRLQLKFNRVVRATVKGNLLMAITQGALGGLIFWFLDIPSALLWAVVMAFLSLLPAVGAGIVWAPVTAWFLLSGAIWQGVVLGLFGVFVIGLVDNILRPTLVGKDTRMPDYLVLVSTLGGLAIFGLNGFVIGPLIAALFMSSWDLYIETRPRVQLP